CGGACCGCTGACGCCGGACCGCTGACGCCGGACCGCAGACGGCGGACCGCTGACCCCGGACCGCTAACGCCGGGCCAGCGTCCGCAGCCGGCGGGGCAGGGCCTGGAGCCTCACCCTGGTACGGCGGCTCCGCAGGCCCTTCTCGACGATCAGGCCGAACGACGTGGTGACGTAACCGCCGAGGGACACCCGGAGATGGGTGGTGGTGTAGGGCTCCACGTCGACGTGGCGGTCGGCCTCGCTGTCGCCGGCGGAGAAGTCGCACTCGACGTGGTGGCCCGCGGCCCGGAGCCGCCCGGCCATCTCCTCGATGTCGCGCCGCCGGAATATCACCGTCCCCCCCGCCTCGACGGTTGCGTCGTTGGACTCGACGTTGAACTCGGTGGTGTGCACCGCCACTCCCCCCGGCCGCAGGGTGTCCATCTGGGCGGTGATGAAGCGGATCCCGCTCTCGATGGACCCCAGGTGCTCGAAGGCGCAGGACGACCAGTTGAAGTCGAACCCGGCCAGGTCCCCGGGGATGGCGTTCATGTTGACGACGCGGAACGAGGTGGCGGCGCGGAAACGCTCCGGGTCGCAGAGGCCGTACGGGTTGAGGCCGTCGATCCCACCGGCGTACTGGTTGGTCTGGTCCCACCCCACCGCCTCGGCCTCGAGCGGATCCAGGTCGGTCGCCACTATGCGGCAGCCCCGGCCGGTGAAGTACGACACGAGGGGCTCGGTGCCGACGCCGAAGCCGAGCCCGCTCCTCCCCGGCTCGAGCATGCCCCGTTCGTCCAACGCCTGGATGATGAACAGCCACTCCCACAACTTGCGGTGCAGGATCACCCCCGGCGCCGCCCGCTCGCGGTCCCAGCCCGCCCGGATGGTCTCGGCCCAGTGCTCGAAGGCCGCCGACCGGAGGTCGGCCTCCCGGCACAGGTGCGAGACCATCGTGGCGCCGGGGGCCCCGGGCCCGCCGTCGTCGGGCCCGGCCGGGCCGGCGACCCCGGCCTCGGCCGGAGCGCCCATCACCTCGGTCCACGGCCGCCGCAGCAGGGGCACCAACTCCTCCGGGACCGGCATGTACCACCCACCGGCCCCAGCCCGGTCGGAGGCGAGGGCCAGGATCACGCCCACCACCGCCCGCTCGACGAGTCCGACCCCGGGCGCCCCGGGGCCGAGGGCGTGAGCGGCGCGCTCGCGACCCACCAGCCCGGCGAAGTTCATGACCGCCCGGGAGAGCGGGTCGATGGAGTAGAGGTCCGGGGGATGCTGGGGGTGGGGCCACGTGTACCGGAGGGCCTCGAACCATCTCGGCTCCAGCTCCCCCTTCGGTGAGTCGCTGACGTGCCGGAAGGCGTCCGCCAGCCCCTCGCACTGCTCGGGCGACAGGGAGCTGGCCCCGTCGACGACGGTCACCATCCGGCGGACCTCCGGTCCCCCCGTCCGCACCAGGCGGTCGCGGTCGTAGCGGCGCCGGGCCTCGGCGTCGTGGGCGGGGTCGGAGCGTCGCTGCACGCCTCCCAGTCTCCTACGTCCACCGGGCCGTGTTCTGATGGGGCCGTGGCGGAACGTGTGAGGCGGGAGCCACCGCCGTTCCGGCAGGCGGCGGTGGCCCGGGTCGAGGAGCTGAGCCCCCGCATGGTGCAGGTGACCGTGCAGGGAGCGGACCTGGGAGGCCTGGCCGGCGCCGGCCCGGCGGCCAGCATCCGCGTGCTCCTGCCCGAGCCGGGGACGGCCGAGCTGGTGGTGCCGGCCTGGGCGGGCAACGAGTTCCTGCGCCCCGACGGGAGCCGGGCCATCATCCGCACGCTGACGCCCAAGCGAGTGGACGCCGACGCGGGAGAGCTGGACGTGGCGGTGGTGGTCCACGGGGACGGAGCAGCCTCGCAGTGGGTCCGGGCGGCGGCGGCCGGCCAGCCGGTGGCGGTCTCGGGCCCGGGCCGGGGCTATGCCATCCCCGAGGACGGGACCGCCTATCTGCTGGCCGGGGACGAGACCGCCCTGCCGGCCATCGGCCAGCTCCTCGAGGCACTGCCCGTCGGGGCCGAGGTCGAGGCCCACGTGGAGCTGGCCGCCTCCGAGGGCCGGATCCCGCTGCCCGAGCGGGCCGGGGTCACGGTCGGGTGGCACGAGCTCCGCCCGGGGGACCCGCCGGGAGCGGCTCTGGTCGACGCCGTGAGCCGGGCCCCCGTCGACGGGCGGACCCACGTGTGGGTGGCCGGAGAGGCCGCCTCGGTCCAACGCATCCGGCGGATGCTGTTCGAGGAGCGGGGCCTCGCCCGCGACCGGGCCACGGTCCGCGGCTACTGGAAGCACGGCCGCCGCGCCGGATCCGGCGACGAGGCATGACCCGCTGAGCACCGGCCCGGGCGCTACGGTCGTTTCGACGATGGGCACGATCCGGGTGGTGCTGGCGGAGGACCACGTGGGCGCCTACTACCCCGCCGCCCTCGAGCTGGCGGCCGAGGGTGACGTGCTCCTCCTCCCCTAGCGCTCAGGGGGCGGCGGCCTCCTCGGGGACGGCGGTGCTGCCGATTATCTCCCTGATCTTCTCGGCCGGAAGGCTGACGTACATGGCCCAGGAGTAGATGACCAGGCTGAAGGCGACCACGACGACGATGTCCCACCACACCGCGTTGGTGCCGAACCACGGGTGCTTCATCGGCCCGAAGGTGCTGCCCCACTCCAGCACCCCCATCCCGATGAGGTAGAAGGGGAGCCAGCTGGCAGCGCGCACGTCCCAGACCGGGGAGACGGGGTTGAGCCGGAACATCCGGTTGGCGACGAGGATCACATAGCCGATGCCGATGCCTACCCCGAGCTTCCACACCGTGTCCCATCCCGACCAGAGGATCAGCAGGCTGGCGATGGCAAAGCCGGCGGGGGCCAGGACCGACGCCCCTGGCATCCGGTAGGGCCGCTCCTGGTCGGGCAGGCGCCGGCGGAACGCCCCCAGCGCCAAAGGGGCGCCGGCGTACA
The sequence above is drawn from the Acidimicrobiales bacterium genome and encodes:
- a CDS encoding siderophore-interacting protein, with amino-acid sequence MAERVRREPPPFRQAAVARVEELSPRMVQVTVQGADLGGLAGAGPAASIRVLLPEPGTAELVVPAWAGNEFLRPDGSRAIIRTLTPKRVDADAGELDVAVVVHGDGAASQWVRAAAAGQPVAVSGPGRGYAIPEDGTAYLLAGDETALPAIGQLLEALPVGAEVEAHVELAASEGRIPLPERAGVTVGWHELRPGDPPGAALVDAVSRAPVDGRTHVWVAGEAASVQRIRRMLFEERGLARDRATVRGYWKHGRRAGSGDEA